A genomic segment from Alistipes senegalensis JC50 encodes:
- a CDS encoding efflux RND transporter permease subunit translates to MTLKHFIERPVLASVISIVIVIAGIIGLATLPVEQYPDIAPPTVMVRASYPGASAETIQKSVIVPLEQAINGVEDMTYMTSSAAVGSASVTVYFRQGINADMAAVNVQNKVSRATGQLPSEVTQIGIMTMKRQTSMVKIFSLYSPDDSYDEFFLANYSKINIEPRIQRIHGVGEVFTLGADYSMRVWLKPDIMAQYKLIPSDVTAALAEQNIESATGTLGENSQNTFQYTMKYRGRHQTPEEFGEIVILAKSDGTILRLKDIADIELGSESYAYKGYTNGHPGVSTMIFQTAGSNATQVVNDVNALLDEVQAELPKGVAIAHLQSVNDFLYASMKEVVKTLFEAILLVILVVYVFLQDIRSTLIPTASILVSLIGTFGFLAFAGFSINLLTLFALVLAIGTVVDDAIIVVEAVQARFDVGYKSSFMATVDAMSGITSAIVTSTLVFMAVFIPVAMMGGTSGVFYTQFGITMAVAVGISAINALTLSPALCAMILKPYLDENGEMRDNFAARFRKAFNTAFSVLIGKYKHGVLLFIKHKWLMWSTLGLAFAALVLLMNSTKTGLVPDEDQGTIMVNVTTAPGSSLAETHKVMEQVSARINGIPQIRDYMQVAGYGMIAGQGSSYGMAIIKLKDWDERPNKEDDVNAVIGQIYGRTADIKDAQIFAVAPPMISGYGTSTGFSMNLQDKAGGELSDFYNVYLQFIGALNQRPEIARAYSTFNINFPQYMVDIDAAKAKRAGISPTSILSTLAGYYGGQYVSNINRFSKMYYVTMQADPKYRLDTESLNNVFVRSNSGEMAPLSQFVTLKRVYSSEVLNRFNMYSSIAVNGMAADGYSSGDAIKAIQEVAAQVLPKGYGYEFDGITREEAQTGSNTVIIFGICILLIYLILSALYESFLIPFAVILSVPCGLMGSFLLAKMMGLENNIYLQTGIIMLIGLLSKTAILITEYAADRRAAGMSLTQAAVSAAKARLRPILMTVLTCVFGMIPLVLSHGVGANGNSTLGAGVIGGMIVGTLALLFIVPTLFIVFQTLQEKVKPLEFDPDPQWAVRAELEECKNEKEEE, encoded by the coding sequence ATGACACTCAAACATTTTATCGAACGACCCGTACTGGCGTCGGTCATATCAATCGTAATCGTAATCGCCGGTATCATCGGCCTTGCGACGCTGCCCGTCGAGCAGTATCCGGACATCGCTCCCCCGACGGTCATGGTACGCGCCTCGTATCCGGGCGCCAGCGCCGAAACGATCCAGAAGTCGGTCATCGTACCGCTCGAACAGGCCATCAACGGCGTGGAGGACATGACCTACATGACTTCGAGCGCAGCCGTCGGCAGCGCTTCCGTAACGGTCTATTTCCGTCAGGGCATCAACGCCGACATGGCGGCCGTCAACGTACAGAACAAGGTATCGCGCGCCACCGGCCAGCTGCCCTCCGAGGTCACGCAGATCGGTATCATGACCATGAAGCGCCAGACCTCCATGGTGAAGATCTTCTCGCTGTACAGCCCCGACGACTCCTACGACGAATTCTTCCTGGCGAACTACTCGAAGATCAACATCGAGCCGCGTATCCAGCGTATCCACGGCGTCGGCGAGGTATTCACCCTCGGCGCCGACTACTCGATGCGCGTCTGGCTGAAACCCGACATCATGGCCCAGTACAAGCTCATTCCGTCGGACGTGACGGCCGCGCTTGCCGAGCAGAACATCGAGTCGGCGACCGGTACGCTGGGCGAAAACTCGCAGAACACGTTCCAGTACACGATGAAATACCGCGGGCGTCACCAGACGCCCGAAGAGTTCGGTGAGATCGTGATCCTGGCGAAATCCGACGGCACGATCCTGCGCCTGAAAGACATCGCCGACATCGAGCTGGGCAGCGAATCCTATGCCTACAAAGGCTACACCAACGGCCATCCGGGCGTCAGCACGATGATCTTCCAGACGGCCGGTTCGAACGCCACGCAGGTCGTGAACGATGTCAACGCGCTGCTGGACGAAGTGCAGGCCGAACTGCCGAAAGGCGTCGCCATCGCACACCTGCAAAGTGTGAACGACTTCCTCTACGCCTCGATGAAAGAGGTGGTCAAGACCCTCTTCGAGGCTATTCTCCTCGTGATTCTGGTGGTATACGTCTTCTTGCAGGACATCCGCTCGACGCTCATCCCGACCGCCTCGATCCTCGTGTCGCTGATCGGTACGTTCGGCTTCCTCGCATTCGCCGGATTCTCGATCAACCTGCTGACCCTCTTCGCGCTGGTTCTTGCGATCGGTACGGTCGTCGATGACGCCATTATCGTGGTGGAGGCTGTCCAGGCACGCTTCGACGTGGGATATAAGTCCTCTTTCATGGCCACCGTCGATGCCATGTCGGGCATCACGTCGGCCATCGTAACCTCGACGCTGGTCTTCATGGCCGTGTTTATCCCCGTCGCCATGATGGGCGGAACGTCGGGTGTGTTCTACACGCAGTTCGGTATCACGATGGCCGTGGCCGTAGGTATCTCGGCCATCAACGCACTTACGCTCTCGCCGGCCCTCTGCGCCATGATCCTGAAACCCTATCTCGACGAAAACGGCGAGATGCGCGACAACTTCGCGGCACGCTTCCGCAAGGCTTTCAACACGGCGTTCAGCGTACTGATCGGCAAATACAAGCACGGCGTACTGCTCTTCATCAAGCACAAGTGGCTGATGTGGTCAACGCTCGGCCTGGCTTTCGCGGCGCTGGTGCTGCTGATGAACTCCACCAAGACGGGTCTGGTTCCCGACGAGGACCAGGGTACGATCATGGTCAACGTCACCACGGCCCCCGGTTCCTCGCTCGCCGAGACCCACAAGGTCATGGAACAGGTTTCGGCACGTATCAACGGCATTCCGCAGATCCGCGACTACATGCAGGTGGCCGGTTACGGTATGATCGCCGGACAGGGATCGTCGTACGGTATGGCCATCATCAAGCTCAAAGACTGGGACGAGCGTCCGAACAAGGAGGACGACGTGAACGCCGTGATCGGTCAGATCTACGGACGCACCGCCGACATCAAGGACGCACAGATCTTCGCCGTGGCACCGCCGATGATCTCGGGTTACGGTACCTCGACCGGTTTCTCCATGAACCTCCAGGACAAGGCCGGCGGCGAGCTGAGCGACTTCTATAACGTCTATCTGCAATTCATCGGCGCGCTGAACCAACGTCCGGAGATCGCCCGCGCATACTCGACCTTCAACATCAACTTCCCGCAGTACATGGTGGACATCGACGCTGCGAAGGCCAAGCGTGCCGGCATATCGCCGACTTCGATCCTCTCGACGCTGGCAGGCTACTACGGCGGCCAGTACGTTTCGAACATCAACCGCTTCTCGAAGATGTACTACGTGACGATGCAGGCCGACCCGAAATACCGTCTCGACACCGAGTCGCTGAACAACGTCTTCGTGCGCTCGAACAGCGGCGAGATGGCTCCCTTGAGCCAGTTCGTAACCCTGAAGCGCGTATATAGCTCCGAAGTGCTGAACCGCTTCAACATGTACAGTTCGATCGCCGTGAACGGTATGGCCGCCGACGGCTATTCGTCGGGCGACGCCATCAAGGCCATTCAGGAGGTCGCCGCACAGGTTCTGCCCAAGGGTTACGGCTACGAGTTCGACGGCATCACGCGCGAGGAGGCGCAGACGGGCAGCAACACCGTTATCATCTTCGGTATCTGTATCCTGCTGATCTACCTCATCCTGAGCGCCCTGTACGAGAGCTTCCTCATTCCGTTCGCCGTCATTCTGTCAGTTCCGTGCGGTCTGATGGGTTCGTTCCTGCTGGCCAAGATGATGGGTCTGGAAAACAACATCTACCTCCAAACGGGTATCATCATGCTGATCGGTCTGCTGTCGAAGACGGCCATTCTGATCACCGAGTACGCCGCCGACCGCCGCGCCGCAGGCATGAGCCTCACGCAGGCCGCCGTATCGGCCGCCAAGGCCCGTCTGCGTCCTATTCTGATGACCGTCCTCACCTGCGTGTTCGGTATGATCCCGCTGGTACTCTCGCACGGCGTAGGTGCCAACGGTAACTCGACCCTCGGTGCGGGAGTCATCGGCGGTATGATCGTCGGAACGTTGGCGCTGCTGTTCATCGTACCGACGCTGTTCATCGTCTTCCAGACGTTGCAGGAGAAGGTCAAACCCCTGGAATTCGATCCCGATCCCCAGTGGGCCGTACGCGCAGAGCTGGAAGAGTGTAAAAACGAGAAAGAGGAGGAGTAA
- a CDS encoding efflux transporter outer membrane subunit, with the protein MKKILIICAAAALTGCGIYKPYTRPEVNTAGLYGTAETADTTTLGDIRWQEMFTDPQLQALIALALENNTDLQSAGWRVKEAEATLKSARLAYLPSFNFAPQGSLSSFDGSPTAKTYSIPVTASWQIDIFNGLTNAKRKAKALYLQSKEYEQAVKTQLISSVANLYYTLLMLDSQYAVTEETAAKWRQSVETMRAMKDAGMTNEAGVAQYEGNTLSIEASLHDIAYQRTQIENSLCSLLGEAPHTIGRGSLDNQQLPDDLTVGVPLQMLSNRPDIRSAEYSLMQSYYATASARSALYPSITLSGSLGWTNSSGAGIVNPGKLLWSAAGSLLQPIFNANANRARVKIAKAQQEESLLAFQQALLNAGAEVNNALVQSQSARAKTDLRARQIAAMERAVESTELLMQHGSTTYLEVLTAQQSLLSARLSQISDRFDEIQGIVNLYQALGGGRDITEEK; encoded by the coding sequence ATGAAAAAGATCCTGATAATATGCGCTGCGGCGGCGCTGACCGGCTGCGGCATCTATAAACCCTACACCCGCCCCGAGGTGAACACCGCAGGGCTCTACGGCACGGCGGAGACCGCCGACACGACGACCCTGGGCGACATCCGCTGGCAGGAGATGTTCACCGATCCCCAGTTGCAGGCGCTGATCGCGCTGGCGCTGGAAAACAACACCGACCTGCAATCGGCAGGCTGGCGCGTGAAGGAGGCCGAAGCGACGCTCAAATCGGCACGCCTGGCTTACCTGCCGTCGTTCAACTTCGCTCCGCAGGGCAGTCTGAGCAGCTTCGACGGCTCGCCGACGGCGAAAACCTACTCGATTCCCGTGACGGCCAGCTGGCAGATCGACATCTTCAACGGCCTGACGAACGCCAAGCGCAAAGCCAAGGCGCTCTATCTCCAAAGCAAGGAGTACGAGCAGGCGGTGAAGACCCAGCTCATTTCGAGCGTGGCGAACCTCTACTACACGCTGCTGATGCTCGACAGCCAGTATGCCGTGACGGAGGAGACGGCCGCCAAATGGCGTCAGAGCGTCGAGACGATGCGCGCCATGAAGGATGCCGGCATGACCAACGAAGCCGGCGTAGCCCAGTACGAAGGCAACACGCTTTCGATCGAGGCGTCGTTGCACGACATCGCATACCAGCGCACGCAGATCGAGAATTCGCTCTGCTCGCTGCTGGGCGAGGCCCCGCACACCATCGGCCGCGGCAGTCTCGACAATCAGCAGCTGCCCGATGACCTGACGGTCGGCGTGCCCCTGCAAATGCTTTCGAACCGCCCCGACATTCGTTCGGCCGAATACTCGCTGATGCAGTCCTACTACGCCACGGCGAGCGCCCGTTCGGCTCTCTATCCGTCGATCACGCTGAGCGGCTCGCTGGGCTGGACCAACAGCAGCGGCGCAGGTATCGTCAATCCCGGCAAACTGCTCTGGAGTGCCGCAGGATCGCTCCTGCAACCGATCTTCAACGCCAACGCCAACCGCGCCCGTGTGAAGATCGCCAAGGCACAGCAGGAGGAGTCGCTGCTGGCGTTCCAGCAGGCGCTGCTCAACGCCGGCGCCGAGGTCAACAACGCTCTCGTGCAGAGCCAGTCGGCCCGCGCGAAGACGGACCTCCGGGCCCGCCAGATCGCCGCGATGGAGCGCGCCGTGGAATCGACCGAACTGCTGATGCAGCACGGTTCGACCACCTACCTCGAAGTGCTGACCGCACAGCAGTCGCTGCTGTCGGCCCGTTTGTCGCAGATTTCCGACCGGTTCGACGAGATCCAGGGCATCGTGAACCTTTACCAGGCTCTCGGCGGAGGCCGTGACATCACGGAGGAAAAATAA
- a CDS encoding TetR/AcrR family transcriptional regulator, whose product MKRGATKEEIIRITRELIARNGIRAVRVDEIAQTLGISKRTLYEMFADKNDLVGACLDYMSHQQRERIVACSKRRGGNSLQKVLKLANEYMDNLYTVDPRFLSDIRHKIIFAEHYDEHREFWHREITRWLEASRDEELLLPEIDAPAFADRLMNTLYELRLTGTVREELYLFCRTILRGAATRKGIELIDRR is encoded by the coding sequence ATGAAACGGGGAGCGACCAAAGAGGAGATCATCCGCATCACGCGGGAACTCATCGCCCGGAACGGCATCCGTGCCGTCCGGGTCGATGAGATCGCGCAGACGCTGGGTATCTCGAAGCGCACCCTCTACGAAATGTTCGCCGACAAGAACGATCTGGTAGGCGCCTGTCTCGACTACATGAGCCACCAGCAGCGGGAACGCATCGTCGCTTGCAGCAAACGGCGCGGCGGCAATTCGCTGCAAAAGGTGCTCAAGCTGGCCAACGAGTATATGGACAACCTGTACACGGTGGACCCTCGTTTCCTGTCGGACATCCGCCACAAGATCATCTTCGCCGAACATTACGACGAACACCGGGAATTCTGGCACCGGGAGATCACGCGCTGGCTCGAAGCCAGCCGCGACGAAGAGCTGCTGCTTCCGGAGATCGACGCTCCGGCATTCGCAGACCGGCTGATGAACACGCTCTACGAACTGCGCCTGACGGGCACGGTCCGGGAGGAGCTCTACCTCTTCTGCCGCACCATTCTCCGCGGAGCGGCCACCCGGAAAGGCATCGAGCTGATCGACCGCCGGTAA
- a CDS encoding O-acetylhomoserine aminocarboxypropyltransferase/cysteine synthase family protein, translated as MEAKNYRFETLQIHAGLQPDEATGARGVAIYPTAAYRFKSCDRAARLFDLSEAGNIYTRLQNPTTTAYEQRIAALYGAVGALAVSSGMSAILVTVLSLASEGDNIVASPFLYGGTYNQFRITLRKLGIDCRIASSERPEDFEALIDERTKALYAESMGNPTCAVPDLEALGELARRRDVPLVIDNTFGAAGYLCNPFEWGANIVVDSATKWINGHGTGLGGVIVDGGNYNWSNGKFPQIDGPSEGYHGLNFHEAFGPAAFIVKCRVDGLRDMGCAPSPFDSYLMLIGLETLSLRVKHEVESARKLAEYCRCHPKVERVSFVGFDTHPSHENARKYYRFGSSAVFNVELKGTLESTVRFVESLRLAANMVMIGDSITVVTHPASTTHKQLSDADLAAAGVTPTLLRISLGLENADDIIEDFEQAFSKID; from the coding sequence ATGGAAGCGAAAAACTACCGATTCGAAACCCTCCAAATCCATGCGGGCCTGCAACCCGACGAAGCGACCGGAGCCCGGGGCGTGGCGATCTATCCCACGGCGGCCTACCGGTTCAAAAGCTGCGACCGCGCGGCCCGGCTCTTCGACCTGAGCGAGGCGGGCAACATCTACACCCGCCTGCAAAACCCCACCACGACGGCTTACGAACAGCGCATAGCCGCCTTGTACGGCGCAGTGGGGGCGCTGGCTGTGTCGTCGGGCATGTCGGCCATCCTGGTCACGGTGCTCTCGCTGGCCTCCGAGGGCGACAACATCGTCGCCTCGCCGTTCCTTTACGGAGGCACCTACAACCAATTCCGCATCACGCTGCGCAAACTCGGCATCGACTGCCGCATCGCTTCCAGCGAACGTCCCGAGGATTTCGAGGCGCTGATCGACGAACGCACCAAGGCGCTCTACGCCGAGAGCATGGGCAACCCGACCTGCGCCGTGCCCGACCTCGAAGCGCTGGGCGAACTGGCCCGGCGGCGCGACGTGCCGCTGGTCATCGACAACACGTTCGGCGCCGCCGGCTACCTCTGCAACCCCTTCGAGTGGGGTGCGAACATCGTCGTGGACTCCGCGACCAAGTGGATCAACGGCCACGGCACGGGGCTGGGCGGCGTCATCGTGGACGGCGGCAACTACAACTGGTCGAACGGCAAATTCCCGCAGATCGACGGCCCTTCGGAAGGGTATCACGGGCTGAATTTCCACGAGGCGTTCGGCCCGGCGGCGTTCATCGTGAAATGCCGCGTGGACGGACTGCGCGACATGGGCTGCGCCCCCTCGCCGTTCGACTCCTATCTGATGCTGATCGGCCTCGAAACCCTTTCGCTGCGCGTGAAGCACGAGGTGGAATCGGCGCGGAAACTGGCCGAATACTGCCGCTGCCACCCCAAGGTGGAGCGCGTGAGCTTCGTGGGATTCGACACCCATCCGAGCCACGAGAACGCCCGCAAATACTATCGCTTCGGCTCTTCGGCGGTCTTCAACGTCGAGCTGAAAGGCACGCTCGAAAGCACCGTTCGCTTCGTCGAGTCGCTCCGGCTGGCGGCCAACATGGTCATGATCGGCGACTCGATCACGGTAGTGACCCATCCGGCATCCACGACCCATAAACAGCTCAGCGACGCCGACCTCGCAGCGGCGGGCGTGACGCCCACACTGCTGCGCATCTCGCTCGGGTTGGAGAATGCCGACGACATCATCGAGGATTTCGAACAGGCTTTTTCCAAAATAGACTGA
- the metX gene encoding homoserine O-acetyltransferase family protein: MEPQIYIAPGPFELETGHTLPELRIAYHTYGTMNAAKDNVVWVCHALTANSNVADWWPHTVEAGRFLDPARYFVVCANIIGSHYGTTGPLHVNPATGKPWYRDFPPFTIRDIVRAHRLLAEALGIGRIATLVGSSVGGFQAVEWAVTEPKRIERLALIATDAKASPWTIAIDETQRMAIEADTTFGEPRDDAGMKGLATARAIGLLSYRGPEGYNLTQQDREEAPAVHRACTYQQYQGEKLCRRYNAYSYYAILNAFDTHDAGRGRGGVERALAGIEARTLVVGITTDIIFTPAEMRRLHAMIPGSTYHEIDSPFGHDGFLVEYKQLNEILLPFMQGESFHVTQ; this comes from the coding sequence ATGGAACCGCAGATATACATAGCCCCCGGACCTTTCGAACTGGAAACAGGCCACACGCTGCCGGAACTGCGGATCGCCTACCACACCTACGGCACGATGAACGCCGCGAAGGACAACGTGGTGTGGGTCTGCCACGCGCTGACGGCCAATTCGAACGTCGCCGACTGGTGGCCCCACACGGTCGAGGCGGGGCGTTTTCTCGACCCCGCGCGGTATTTCGTCGTTTGCGCCAACATCATCGGTTCGCATTACGGCACGACGGGCCCGCTGCACGTCAATCCCGCCACGGGAAAGCCCTGGTACCGGGATTTTCCGCCCTTCACCATCCGCGACATCGTCCGGGCGCACCGGCTGCTGGCCGAAGCCCTCGGCATCGGGCGCATCGCAACGCTCGTGGGCAGTTCGGTCGGAGGGTTTCAGGCCGTGGAATGGGCCGTCACGGAACCTAAGCGGATCGAGCGGCTGGCGCTGATCGCCACCGACGCCAAAGCCTCGCCCTGGACCATCGCCATCGACGAAACGCAGCGCATGGCCATCGAGGCCGACACGACCTTCGGGGAGCCGCGCGACGATGCCGGAATGAAGGGGCTTGCAACAGCCCGGGCCATCGGCCTGCTGAGCTACCGCGGCCCCGAGGGCTACAACCTCACCCAGCAGGACCGCGAAGAGGCTCCCGCGGTGCACCGGGCCTGCACCTACCAGCAGTATCAGGGCGAAAAGCTCTGCCGCCGCTACAACGCCTATTCCTACTACGCAATCCTCAATGCGTTCGACACCCACGACGCAGGGCGCGGACGGGGCGGTGTGGAACGGGCGCTGGCGGGCATCGAAGCCCGCACGCTGGTCGTCGGCATCACCACCGACATCATCTTCACACCGGCCGAGATGCGGCGCCTGCACGCGATGATCCCCGGCAGCACGTACCACGAGATCGACTCGCCGTTCGGCCACGACGGCTTCCTCGTGGAGTACAAACAGCTGAACGAGATACTTCTCCCCTTCATGCAAGGTGAAAGTTTTCACGTAACACAATAA
- a CDS encoding homoserine dehydrogenase, which yields MTKIKIGLFGFGVVGQGIYEVVRKSKNAHAEIVKICVRDPKKPRKIEADPSLFTTSVDEILDNPNINLVVEVIDDARAAYDIVKRALLRGIPVVSGNKTMLARNLPELIDIQKTRNVALLYDASSCGSIPVIRNLEEYYDNDLLLEVKGILNGSSNYILSRVFDHKDSYANALAQAQALGFAESDPSFDIEGYDSLFKLVIITVHALGTYVAPDRIFTYGISTIHDSDIRYAREKNVKIKLVAQVVKVSDRHFTMFVMPEFVTPSKYIYSVDDEYNGVVIRGECYDRQFMFGKGAGSLPTASSILSDIMARLNNYRYEYKKMNYIEKPDYTTDITLKIYARYKETEVQKILNFSKIHEQFTSEESNYVIGDILLSELIEKRSQLSGKDVFLANIPIFFLNRD from the coding sequence ATGACCAAGATTAAAATCGGACTGTTCGGATTCGGCGTCGTCGGACAGGGCATCTATGAAGTGGTGCGCAAATCGAAGAACGCCCACGCCGAGATCGTGAAGATCTGCGTCCGCGATCCCAAAAAGCCGCGGAAGATCGAAGCGGACCCGTCGCTTTTCACCACCTCGGTCGATGAAATCCTCGACAACCCCAACATCAATCTGGTCGTCGAGGTCATCGACGACGCCCGGGCGGCCTACGACATCGTGAAACGGGCCCTGCTGCGGGGCATTCCGGTCGTGTCGGGAAACAAGACGATGCTGGCCCGGAACCTCCCGGAGCTGATCGACATTCAGAAAACGCGCAACGTGGCGCTGCTCTACGACGCCTCGTCGTGCGGTTCGATTCCGGTGATCCGCAACCTCGAAGAGTACTACGACAACGACCTGCTGTTGGAGGTGAAGGGCATTCTGAACGGCTCGTCGAACTACATTCTCTCGCGCGTTTTCGACCACAAGGACTCCTACGCCAACGCACTGGCGCAGGCGCAGGCGCTGGGTTTCGCCGAGAGCGACCCCTCGTTCGACATCGAGGGCTACGATTCGCTGTTCAAGCTGGTCATCATCACGGTGCACGCCCTGGGGACCTACGTCGCCCCGGACCGCATCTTCACCTACGGCATCTCGACGATCCACGATTCGGACATCCGGTACGCCCGCGAAAAGAACGTGAAGATCAAACTCGTGGCCCAGGTGGTGAAGGTGAGCGACCGGCACTTCACGATGTTCGTCATGCCGGAGTTCGTGACACCCTCCAAGTACATTTACAGCGTGGACGACGAATACAACGGCGTGGTGATCCGCGGCGAGTGCTACGACCGCCAGTTCATGTTCGGCAAGGGGGCGGGAAGCCTGCCCACGGCCTCGTCGATTCTGAGCGACATCATGGCGCGGCTGAACAACTACCGCTACGAATACAAGAAGATGAACTACATCGAGAAACCCGACTACACGACGGACATCACGCTGAAAATCTACGCCCGCTACAAGGAGACGGAGGTGCAGAAAATCCTGAATTTCTCGAAGATCCACGAGCAGTTCACGAGCGAGGAGAGCAACTACGTGATCGGCGACATTCTGCTGAGCGAGCTGATCGAAAAACGGTCGCAGCTCTCGGGCAAGGATGTCTTCCTGGCCAACATCCCGATCTTCTTCCTGAACCGCGACTGA